A stretch of Dyella sp. BiH032 DNA encodes these proteins:
- the chrA gene encoding chromate efflux transporter has protein sequence MDPTPPPTDALPFREAIRVWAKIGLLSFGGPAGQIAVMHRELVEKRRWISDARFLHALNYCMLLPGPEATQLAIYVGWLLHRTIGGLLAGLLFVLPGVLTMLALSVVYALFGKLPLVAAVFFGLKAAVLAVVVEAVLRIGRKALKNGLMVAVAAVAFVAIRFFAVPFPLIVMAAGLFGFAGRWWWPRFFPANADAQGDAGSSYLVDRWLAQGRLAHVRPSGTRAMRIAVVGIVLWLAPIALVAFAFGGGSLLARQGMFFAQTSVVTFGGAYAVLAYVAQRAVEGFHWITPGQMLDGLALAETTPGPLIMVLQFVGFLAAYQHESALSPMAAGVLGSLLTTWVTFAPSFMFIFLGAPYIEALRGNRALHAALSAITAAIVGVILNLSVWFALHTLFGSVSLWRLGPLALEIPRWDSLQVSAALLTAAALVAMLHFRIGMAWTLLGAGTVGAVLPWIAGHAG, from the coding sequence GGGAGTTGGTGGAGAAACGGCGGTGGATCAGCGATGCGCGTTTTCTCCATGCGCTCAACTACTGCATGTTGCTGCCGGGGCCGGAGGCGACGCAGTTGGCGATTTATGTGGGATGGTTGCTGCACCGGACCATCGGCGGCCTGTTGGCGGGGTTGCTGTTCGTCTTGCCGGGGGTGCTTACCATGCTCGCGCTCAGCGTGGTGTATGCGCTGTTCGGCAAGCTGCCGCTGGTGGCGGCGGTGTTCTTCGGGTTGAAGGCGGCGGTGCTGGCGGTGGTGGTCGAGGCCGTGCTGCGCATCGGACGGAAGGCGCTCAAGAACGGGTTGATGGTGGCGGTGGCGGCGGTGGCCTTCGTCGCGATCCGCTTCTTCGCCGTGCCGTTCCCGCTGATCGTCATGGCCGCGGGGTTGTTCGGTTTCGCCGGGCGCTGGTGGTGGCCGCGGTTCTTCCCTGCGAACGCGGATGCGCAGGGCGACGCCGGCTCGTCGTACCTGGTCGACCGGTGGCTGGCGCAGGGGCGGTTGGCCCACGTGCGGCCGTCGGGCACGCGCGCGATGCGTATCGCGGTGGTCGGTATCGTCCTCTGGCTCGCGCCCATCGCGCTGGTGGCGTTCGCGTTCGGCGGCGGCAGCCTGCTGGCGCGGCAAGGCATGTTCTTCGCGCAGACCTCGGTGGTGACGTTCGGCGGCGCGTATGCCGTGCTGGCCTATGTGGCGCAGCGCGCGGTGGAAGGCTTCCACTGGATCACGCCGGGACAGATGCTCGACGGCCTCGCGCTGGCCGAGACCACGCCGGGGCCGCTGATCATGGTGCTGCAGTTCGTCGGTTTTCTCGCCGCGTATCAGCACGAAAGCGCGTTGTCGCCGATGGCGGCCGGCGTGCTCGGCTCGCTGCTCACCACCTGGGTGACGTTCGCGCCGTCCTTCATGTTCATCTTCCTCGGCGCGCCCTACATCGAGGCGCTGCGCGGCAACCGCGCGCTGCACGCGGCGCTGTCGGCGATCACGGCGGCGATCGTGGGCGTGATCCTGAATCTCTCGGTGTGGTTCGCGCTGCACACGCTGTTCGGCTCGGTGTCGCTGTGGCGCCTCGGCCCGCTGGCGCTGGAGATTCCGCGCTGGGACAGCCTGCAGGTGAGTGCGGCGCTGCTGACGGCAGCGGCGCTCGTGGCGATGCTGCACTTTCGCATCGGCATGGCCTGGACGCTGCTGGGCGCGGGAACGGTCGGCGCCGTGCTGCCCTGGATCGCCGGCCACGCCGGTTGA